Within the Metasolibacillus fluoroglycofenilyticus genome, the region AAATGAATTTACTTGCATTGTTGAGGCACAAAACTTTGTGCGCGATGCGATTCGTCCATTTTTACAGAGCGAGGATATTTTGCTATCAGCAGAGCAGCTTGAAAGCACACTAGCAACAATTGATGCCATTGCGGCACTATCATTACCTCATCAGCAGCTTAACGAGCAAATGCCAACATTATTGAATGAGCATACAATTATAAAATGTGATTTTGATTCAAAGTATAAATTGCAGCCATTGCATTTAACGGAGGCGGATGTCGTATCAGCGGAGCTACCAGAGCTTCCCGAAAAACTACTATAAGGCGTAATTGATAAACTCCCTAAACTATGCGAAAATCGTATATGTAGAAAGGGAGTTTTTTATGAATACATTGTATAAACCTCATGATCAATGGGAGAGTTATCATGATATTGATCGCTATGGCAAATTAACCTTATCAAATATTGAGTTCACAACGACGAACTTATGCAATATGCGCTGTGCTCATTGTGCTGTTGGCTACACGCTACAAACAAAGGAAGCACCTGCAATTCCTAGTGAGATTATTATTAAACAACTTGACCGTGTTGAAACACTACGTGTGATGAGCTTTACAGGTGGTGAACCTCTTTTAACAAAACGAGGCATTCGAGATAATTTATTACCGCTTCTAAAATATGCCAAAAACCGCGGCATCAAAACGCAAATCAATTCTAATTTAACATTACCGATGTCGCATTATGAGCTAGTAGCACCTTATTTGGATGTGATGCACATTTCACATAATTGGTGCGATGAAAAGGAATTTGTAGAAACAGGCTTTGCGATGATGCAACAAAAGCCACCTGTTGAAAAAAGAGCCGAGCTATATCGTAATATTTTTGATAATGCCCGTGAATTATCAAAGGGCGGGTTATTCGTATCAGCAGAAACGATGCTAAATCGCAATACATTACCATTTATCGAGAAAATTCATGATGAAGTGGCAAATGAAATGCTTTGTAAGCGCCACGAAATACATCCAATGTATGCAAGCGATTTTGCAAGCGCACTCGATGTGATTAATTTGAATGAGTACCGGGCTGCTGTCAATCAAATTCTAGATTTCCGCAATGAAGATATTTGGATTTTATTTGGCACATTGCCGTTTTATCCATGTAGTACAGATGAGCTTGACCAAGCTTTGCTGGCACGTATCCGCAATGCGTCAAATATTACGATTCGTAATGATGTAGACGGTCGTTCACGTATGAATTTGAACATTTTCACAGGTGATGTATCGGTATCAGACTTTGCTGATGATGGCTCCGCATTAGGCAATATTCAAACTGCCTCATTGGAAGATATTTATGAGAAATGGCTAAGCACGAATATTTCATCCAGTATTAATTGCCATTGCCCAGCAGTAAAATGCTTAGGGCCAAATATTATTGTGAAAAATATGTACTATCCAACAAAAGAATTTACAAGTGGAACAGTGCGAGCTGTAGGTGTTGGTCACTAATAAATTTCAACGCTATTGAAGGGAGAGAATTGTATGCATGAAAAATTTATGGCACAAGCGATTCAGCTTGCAGAAGACAATGCCGCACAAGGCAAGCAACCTTATGGGGCGGTGCTTGTCAAGGATGGAGAAGTAATTGCAGTAGGGGTAAATGAGGTAGAAGCAACATTTGATCCGACAGCACATGCAGAAACATTGGCAGTGAAGGAGGCTTGCCAAAAGCTAAAAACATTCGACTTATCGGGCTATATTATGTATGCGAGCGGGGAGCCTTGCCCAATGTGTCTTGGTACAATGTACTTAACAAATATTTCAGAAGTATATTATGCAACTCCTTGCGTTCCAGGTGGCCTATCTGCTGCTATTTATGAGGAGCTAAAGCTTCCCCAAGCAAAGCGGACAATGATGCAAATTCGTAAGCTATAGGGCTAAGAGGCAAGTCGCACATAGCTAGTTTTTGACCACCAATTTAGCTTATTGAAATAGAGAAGACTAGGCGCTGTCCAATGGAGTTGTCCGAAAAGTCCATTTTGTTTTGCCACCGCATTGAAATGAATGTTTTCATTGCTTCCCTTTTACTGAAGGATAACACTGCTAAAGCCAATGTTCATCCCATTTTTAAAAGAGGCGTTTTCTGTTTATATCAATCTCCATTTTGCGAAACATCATCGCTACTATCCAAAATGCCAGGTATGCACGGCTTTTTGGACAGTAGCGATAGTGTTGTAGCAAAAAGAAAGAAATAAAAAACCTTACCGTCAATACACTGTCAAAACAAAGATTTCCTTTTTAGTTTACGAAAGCTGGAAATCCGCATATACATCCTGCAATGTAAAAAATCGCTGTTAGCGTTTTTTTTATCTTTCCTCTTTCATTTTCTCCTTAAAATTGTTAATGTATGACATGCAGGAAAGGTAAAGGTGACAAAATGAATAAAGTATTTATCGCATTGCTACTCGTAACAGCATTAGCTGCAATTGAAGGAACAATTGTTAGTACAGCCATTCCGAGTATAACCGCTGATTTATTAGGCGTTGATTTAATAAGTTGGATTTATTCTGCCTATTTATTAGCTTCAGCAATTGCAGCAATTATATTTGGTAAGCTGGCCGATTTATTTGGACGTAAACGAATGATTATTATCGGTATTATTATTTTCTTAGTTGGCTCCATTTTATGTGGATTAGCGCAAACGATGGAGCAATTAATTGTTTTCCGCGCCGTTCAAGGGATTGGGGCCGGCTCCATTTTACCAATTACATTAACGATGGTTGGGGAGTTATTTAAAACGGAAAAAGAGCGCGCTAAAGGGCAAAGCTATTTAAGCATGGTATGGGGCGTATCTGGGGTTATCGGTCCTTTATGTGGAGGCTTTATCGTCGATCAAGTTTCATGGCATTTTATTTTCTTCATCAATGTGCCGTTTGGGTTAGCTTCTATTTATTTAATTGCCAAGCATTACAGTGAGCAATTGGAGGTAGTGAAGCGGAAAATTGATTATTTAGGTGCTGTCTTATTTACAATTGGGATGGTTGCGCTTTTATATGTGATTATCGACAACAGTAAAACGCAGGCTTGGTTCGAGAGTAGCTCACTTATTATGTATGCAGTAGCACTTGGATTTTTAGCCGCTTTTATAAGAGTGGAGCTGAAGGCAGAGGAGCCAATCATTCCATTAACATTGTTTAAAAATGGGCGTTTAATGGTTATTAACGGTTTAACGCTCTGTGCGATGTCAATTGTGATTGGAGTTACAGTATATATTCCGATATTCGCCCAAAGTGTACTCGGTAAAAATGCCACACAGGCTGGTTTATTATTAACGCCGATGTCAATATTCTGGACCGTCAATTCGATTATGGCAGGTCATTTAATCGGGCGCTTAACGAATAAACGTATTATCCAAATGGGAACGATATTGCTTACTATTGGTACAATATTACTTGCCAGATTAACTGCCGGCTCTAGCGATTTGAGCGTTTATATCGGCTCCTCATTAGTCGGACTTGGGATGGGCTTTATTATGCCTATGCTAATGATTTCCATTCAAAAAGTGGCTGATCCGAGGCAGCTTGGTACATCAATTGGATTGAATTCTTTTACAAATACATTTAGCCAAGCTATCGGTGCAGCTTTTTTCGGGATGATTTTTAACCTGATTACAAGTGATAAGATGGCCTCGTTAGGAAAAGGGGAAATTCAATTAAATGGTGAATTTGCAAAGGGCGGCTTTAGTGCAGATGAAGTTAGCTTTTTACAGCAAACAATTGCTGGGGGGGTTAGCTATATTTATATAGCGGCTCTATTATTCGCCGTATGCGCATTTATTTTCTCGTTCTTTATTGCGACAAAGTCAAAAATGCGGATTTAAAATAAAGGCTGTTCAGAAAATGTATTATTTTTCTGGCAGCCATTTTTAATTTCTTTCAGTAATTTTTTCTGAGACGGGTAACCGCAGGAGCACATTGTTTTCGTACCGATAGCAAGGAGACAGGTATAGAACCCCCTCCCTCATATAGATGACAAGACCTCTAATAAATGCATACGGTGAAAGAAAATCCATCAACTATTAACCTAGCCACAGAATGTGTACCTAAAGCTAAATTTAGAAAAGGGTTAGATAAGGCGTAGCTGATGAATAAATACAGAACGAATATTCATATTTAATTTCCACTAGCTTCATCAATGAAAAGATGCTGACTATCTTTATTGTTAATCCTTGAATGCTGAATGGTCATTTCAGAAAAATGTCTTGCTTGCACATTTGCCAATTGCTTATTATTCGTTATCTTGCAGTGCTCAATAGAAGCTTTAGAATAGTGAGAAATAGCTATATTTATTGTATTTTGGTTTAACAGCTGTGTTTGCAGCAGCTTAATCTTAGTGTGTAGCGTCGCGATAATTTGTGTGTCTTTATGCTCTGTAATTTGACAATTTTCAATGCGAGCATCGCAAGAATCCGTAAGCGTAAGTGCATTTCGGAGCCCCTTTTCAATGGTACTATCAAGCATGACAAGTGAGCTATGATGAAGCACAATTTGTTGCAAAAGGTGCGCGGATATGATGCTACGTGTAATGTGGACGAAGCAATTATTAGCCGCTTTAATGGCTTCAAAACGTCCATTTTTAAGCTTGGAGTCGACAATATAAATTTTTGTCGAATTATTTCCTGTAATTTGTGTATGATTTTCGTCATAAACTGTACTTTTTGTCATATATAATAGAGAGGAATCTGCGATATACATACCTTTACCACGAATGAATTTACTTTTATGAATAGTAATACTTGATTTTTGCGTTGCATTAATATGTGATAGGTTGTTATCTGAAAAGTGGTTATTTTCAATCATAACCGCCGCTTCTTGCTGCGCTGTTAAGCCATGGCCGTCATTTCTTATGAATTGATTGTCGAATGCAATAAGCTCGCTATTGTCAATTGTTATGGCTGATTGAATATGACCGCTGACAACGCTACGTAGCAAAGTGCAATGTGAATGTTGCTGTGCTACGATACCTAGCTGTCCGGTGCAAAATGTACATTGTTCAACGGAAACGCTTGACCGTTCTGACAATAATAATTGGATAAGCTCGTTATGTTTAAACGCTGTACGAGAAAAATGAGCAACAGCTTGTTTATGTAGCTCCACACCAATTTTTGAAGAACCATGTAAAGTACTCGTTTGAATGAATAATGCAGATTGGTCATTACCATAAATATGCGCATTATAATTTTGTGAAAAATGACAATTATAAATAGCGGCCTCAGAAAACAAAGCGAGTTGTATGCCGTACTTTTGACCGTATTGGATTTTACAATTGTCCATATGCAATACACTGCCCTGTAACCCAATTTGTGAAGCGCGATGATGTTGTATGGTTGTATTTTGTAGCTTTATTTGACAGCAATCCTTAGCATCTATAGCGCTGTTTCCACCATGCTCAATCGTACTATCATTTATAATAAGCTCACTCGTGCTTTCAATAAGTAACTGTGTACAGCGCTGTTTCGTAAAATGACTGTGTTGAATACTCGCCTTGGCACTTTCTTTTAGTACAATTGCATGTTGCGCATCTTTAAGCTGACATGAGACAAGCTCTAGATGGGCGTTTGTTGCAGTAATATGTGTGGCAGGACATGCTGTTAAGTGACAGTGACTCAAACTCGCTTCACTGCCCTTTTTTAATAAAATAGGCGTATTTGCTAAAGTGCATTCCGTCATTTTCAACAATCCATGACAGACGATTATAGCTTCGTTAAGTGTGTCTCCTTCAAAGTAGCATTGTTGAAACAGAACAGCGCCCTCAACGATAATTTTAATATCATGTCGAAAGGTTAACTTTTCAAAGTGAACGATAACCCCTTTAGGAATGTTTATAGTTCCTGATAGAATGGCGGTCGCATCTTTTTTTCCTTTTAAAGTTAATGACTGGTCAATCCATAGCGGCGTATTATATTGACCGGGCATTAAAATTAAACTATCGTTATGTTGTGCCTTTTTTAAAGTAGTGGATAGTGATTTAAAAAAAGCAAATTTTGAAGCAGACACTTTATGTATCATTGTAACGAAACCTCATTTCATCTAATTGTCTTGTCAGTATGACCAAAAATAGTAAAGAATTTTCAAGTGAATAATGAAAAGTTTCAAGTGTGATTAGTCAAAAAACAAAAAATCTAAAAATTCTTAAAAAACAAACTTTTATTTGATTAATGCTATGAAAATAATTGGGCATCTATTACAATAGAAGTAGATATACACGGAGGCGCAAGTATGACAACGATTTACGAACCATTGCTGCAAATGGATTACGAGCAAAGAAAACAATATATGCAACAGCATAGTGAGAAAGTATTAAGCGAGTTATTGCAGCATATAGGCTATGCAAATGAAGAGCATCACGATAAAATCGTGTATCGGCTTTTTGGGGAGCTGTTAACCGAGCGACTTTGGTCGAAAGAACAGCTAGTGAGGACGGCACTTATATTGCCAACAAATGATTATTTATTTAAAAACATGACAAATAGCGATCAGGAGAGCGTTTTTACACGTTCATTTTCAGCACTTTGGCTCGTTTATTTATTATATTTTGATCGCGAGCGTTCATTTTTAACAAAAGAGGAAGCGCAGTTTGTTATGGTGGAAGCGAGCCGTTATTTAGAGCAGGAGCAAGATGTTCGAGGCTTTGTCCAAGGCAAGGGCTGGGCACATAGCGTGGCGCATGGCGCTGATTTACTTGCTACGATGCTGACACACCCACATTTTCCACCTCATTTAGTTCCTGTAATTTTACAAGGGATTAAGGCAACATTTTGGAAAGGGACAGCTTTTCTTGATGATGAGGAAGAGCGCCTAGCGCAAGTTTTTGAGCAATTAATCACAACTGATTTTCCAGAAGAAGTATGTATTGAATGGGTGGAACAAGTATTTGATAAATTAGCTTTTCAACGTAATAACGAAGGCTATACTGCACAGTTTTTCCATGCAAGAACAAATATTTTACGCTTTATGCGTACATTGTACTTCACATTGAAATTTTCGCATAAAATGCCCCAATTACAAGGCGTTGTCTCAATTTTCATCGGTAAGTGGACGAAATTGTGATGCAAAAGAAAAGCATATTTCGAAAGAGAAAGGGTGTGCCAAATGAAACGTAATT harbors:
- the yfkAB gene encoding radical SAM/CxCxxxxC motif protein YfkAB, with protein sequence MNTLYKPHDQWESYHDIDRYGKLTLSNIEFTTTNLCNMRCAHCAVGYTLQTKEAPAIPSEIIIKQLDRVETLRVMSFTGGEPLLTKRGIRDNLLPLLKYAKNRGIKTQINSNLTLPMSHYELVAPYLDVMHISHNWCDEKEFVETGFAMMQQKPPVEKRAELYRNIFDNARELSKGGLFVSAETMLNRNTLPFIEKIHDEVANEMLCKRHEIHPMYASDFASALDVINLNEYRAAVNQILDFRNEDIWILFGTLPFYPCSTDELDQALLARIRNASNITIRNDVDGRSRMNLNIFTGDVSVSDFADDGSALGNIQTASLEDIYEKWLSTNISSSINCHCPAVKCLGPNIIVKNMYYPTKEFTSGTVRAVGVGH
- a CDS encoding nucleoside deaminase; amino-acid sequence: MHEKFMAQAIQLAEDNAAQGKQPYGAVLVKDGEVIAVGVNEVEATFDPTAHAETLAVKEACQKLKTFDLSGYIMYASGEPCPMCLGTMYLTNISEVYYATPCVPGGLSAAIYEELKLPQAKRTMMQIRKL
- a CDS encoding MDR family MFS transporter yields the protein MNKVFIALLLVTALAAIEGTIVSTAIPSITADLLGVDLISWIYSAYLLASAIAAIIFGKLADLFGRKRMIIIGIIIFLVGSILCGLAQTMEQLIVFRAVQGIGAGSILPITLTMVGELFKTEKERAKGQSYLSMVWGVSGVIGPLCGGFIVDQVSWHFIFFINVPFGLASIYLIAKHYSEQLEVVKRKIDYLGAVLFTIGMVALLYVIIDNSKTQAWFESSSLIMYAVALGFLAAFIRVELKAEEPIIPLTLFKNGRLMVINGLTLCAMSIVIGVTVYIPIFAQSVLGKNATQAGLLLTPMSIFWTVNSIMAGHLIGRLTNKRIIQMGTILLTIGTILLARLTAGSSDLSVYIGSSLVGLGMGFIMPMLMISIQKVADPRQLGTSIGLNSFTNTFSQAIGAAFFGMIFNLITSDKMASLGKGEIQLNGEFAKGGFSADEVSFLQQTIAGGVSYIYIAALLFAVCAFIFSFFIATKSKMRI
- a CDS encoding DUF2785 domain-containing protein, with the protein product MTTIYEPLLQMDYEQRKQYMQQHSEKVLSELLQHIGYANEEHHDKIVYRLFGELLTERLWSKEQLVRTALILPTNDYLFKNMTNSDQESVFTRSFSALWLVYLLYFDRERSFLTKEEAQFVMVEASRYLEQEQDVRGFVQGKGWAHSVAHGADLLATMLTHPHFPPHLVPVILQGIKATFWKGTAFLDDEEERLAQVFEQLITTDFPEEVCIEWVEQVFDKLAFQRNNEGYTAQFFHARTNILRFMRTLYFTLKFSHKMPQLQGVVSIFIGKWTKL
- a CDS encoding right-handed parallel beta-helix repeat-containing protein — encoded protein: MIHKVSASKFAFFKSLSTTLKKAQHNDSLILMPGQYNTPLWIDQSLTLKGKKDATAILSGTINIPKGVIVHFEKLTFRHDIKIIVEGAVLFQQCYFEGDTLNEAIIVCHGLLKMTECTLANTPILLKKGSEASLSHCHLTACPATHITATNAHLELVSCQLKDAQHAIVLKESAKASIQHSHFTKQRCTQLLIESTSELIINDSTIEHGGNSAIDAKDCCQIKLQNTTIQHHRASQIGLQGSVLHMDNCKIQYGQKYGIQLALFSEAAIYNCHFSQNYNAHIYGNDQSALFIQTSTLHGSSKIGVELHKQAVAHFSRTAFKHNELIQLLLSERSSVSVEQCTFCTGQLGIVAQQHSHCTLLRSVVSGHIQSAITIDNSELIAFDNQFIRNDGHGLTAQQEAAVMIENNHFSDNNLSHINATQKSSITIHKSKFIRGKGMYIADSSLLYMTKSTVYDENHTQITGNNSTKIYIVDSKLKNGRFEAIKAANNCFVHITRSIISAHLLQQIVLHHSSLVMLDSTIEKGLRNALTLTDSCDARIENCQITEHKDTQIIATLHTKIKLLQTQLLNQNTINIAISHYSKASIEHCKITNNKQLANVQARHFSEMTIQHSRINNKDSQHLFIDEASGN